The following is a genomic window from Novipirellula aureliae.
AATAAAACGCTTTCGGGTAGTGGATCTTGTCAAAGATCCTTTCCCATGAGGGATCTTTGACAAGATCCACTACGGCAAACTTTATCCTTACTCCCTTACCAAGCATTAGCCTGGGACCACTTTGAACGCCGATTCCCAACCTGCCGACTCCAAGACAAGGCAAAAGGCACCCGTCTTTCGGTGGGCGATCATCGTTTCGATCGTCATCTGCTTGCTTGTTGCGGTACGCCTACTACCGATTGACCAAGCGATGTCGTCGGTAAAAACGTGGATCGCTGGCCTAGGTTTTTGGGGGCCATTCGTATTGGTGCTGCTCTACATCCTTGCGACGATCTTGTTCGTCCCCGGCACGATATTGACGTTGGTTGCTGGTGCGACCTTCGGCCTTTGGATCGGTTTTGCTGTGGTTTCGCTGGGGTCGACGATCGGTGCTTCGTTGACCTTCTTGATTGCTCGCTATGCTGCCCGAGAAAAGGTCGCGGCAATGGCAACAGGCAGCCGCCGCTTTGATGCAATGGATCGAGCGATCGCCGAAGGTGGATGGAAGATCGTGGGTCTGTTGCGATTGTCCCCCGCTATTCCCTTCAACCTACAAAACTACTTGTACGGCTTGACGTCCATTCGCTTTTGGCCCTACGTGGTGACGAGTTGGATTGCGATGCTGCCGGGTACCTTCTTGTATGTCTACATCGGCCATGTTTCCGGTGCAGCTCTCGGGGCCGATCGCGAGCGTTCCAGTGCTGAGTGGGCGATGTTGGCGATTGGGTTAGTGGCCACCGTCATCGTGACCGTCTATATCACTCGTCTGGCAAGTCGTAAACTAAACGATCAAGTTGATGAGCTTGATACGGAGAAAAGCAAACAAGATGACACGATCTTCTGAATGTCATGGTATTAACACTCGAACCTAGACTATCGGAGCAACGTCGATTCGGATGCGGAGGTAGCGAAAGTCACCAAGACTTTCGAGGTGATGGCGGATTGCATATCGCTCTCATCGCTTTTCCCCTGCGGTTGCTTTACGGGGATCGAACTTCTTTTTAAGGCTCTTCAGAAGAATTTGTGGGTGAAAAGGAAGTTGCGGAAGTTTTTTGGGGCATGGCAGTCGCGATACCCATTGCCACGAGGCAGATCGAATATCACCTTGATGACCGGGAACGGTGTTTCGCCAAAAGGACGGCGGCGACGATACGCGATATTGGACTCCTCCTCCTCCTTCGGCCTCTTTGCTCGCCGACGGAGGCCGATACATCGATCGTAATGTGTCGCCCTCCGGGCTAGCGGTTCGGTTGCCATCCATTCCGGTGGCTCACACCACCGGCAAGGATGTTTCGGCCTCCGGCCTGGGGGGCGATGGTGCAACTATCCACAGATCGGAGGGATCACGTCACCGGCAGTGGATGTTTCGGCCTCCGGCCTGGGGGGCGATGGTGCAACTATCCACAGATCGGAGGGCTCACACCACCGGCAAGGATGTTTCGGCCTCCGGCCTGGGGGGCGATGGTGCAACTATCCACAGATCGGAGGGATCACGCCACCGGCAAGGATGTTTCGGCTTCCGGGCTAGCCCGGATTATTCATTAGCCGTTTTGGCGATAGCGGCCTGCTGATTTAATCGGTTTGACTCGACTTATTGTTTAACGCCAAGCCATAGGCGACCGCTTACAGAAAAGCTGACGCCTTCGGCTAAGCGTTAAACGATTAAATCGACAGCCCGCTAACGCCAAAACGGCTAATACGCAGACTGTTTTTCGAGCAATGAACGTAAACGCTTGAAGGCGTAGACGTTAGCAAAACAATTTCCAAGCCCATGAATCATCCGGCCTAGCTCGAATGGCGTGGACGGAAGAAAAACGGAGTGAGTTTCACAGGGGTGTTTTTTCCTGCTTCCGTCCGGCTTATCCGGGCGGAGCAACAGGTGGCAGCTACCATGAACGCAAAATTCCACGCTCGCCCCACCCCCACGAATCGCCGGAGGCGATTCGTGGGGGTGGGGCGAATTTCTTTCGGTCGTGCGGTTTGTAGCCGCCACTTGTTTCCTCCGCCGAGACAAGCTCGACGGAAGGATCTTTCACGTTTCAGAATTCCTTCAGTACACGCCATTCCGGGCTGGCTCTGAGGAACAACTTACTTAGGGACAACGGGTCAGGGAGGAAAGAACGTCTTGTTTTGTTGAGGTTTATTTTTAACCGTCCGATTGCCGATGCACCGAAACATTCTTTTTGCCCTGAGGTGCCTGAAAATCCTACCCTTCGGTACTTGAGATGGATGAATCAAACCACGGATTCTTTCGGCGGAGCCTCTTTTCAATGGAGAAACCGTTTTCAATGGAGCGAAGAATGGCATCTGTTTTTGACCGACGTTATGACACGACCGTTGAGCCATCAAGGCGCAAATTTTCACCAAACTCTCTCCGAGTAGGATCGAGTCTTTGGTCGTTGGTATTACCGTGTTGTCCCCATCGTGGAATCCTAAACCCGATGCTTAAACGGTTTCTATATCAACGCAAGAAAAGATGGTACACAGGGTTCTCGGTTTCATCGACATAGGGGTAGCCAAGTGACGCGAGAAAGTTGTCGAACACAGGCAAGTCATCATTGGGCACTTGGATACCGACCAAAATGCGTCCATAGTCGGCACCTTGATTGCGATAGTGGAACAGGCTGATATTCCAATCGGGATGCATACGGGACAGAAACCGCATCAAAGCTCCTGGACGTTCAGGAAATTCGAAGCGATAGAGCCGTTCATTTTCGGATCGAGGGCTACGGCCGCCGACCATGTACCGAAGATGCTCTTTCGACAAATCATCATCCACCAAATCCAAAGCAGCAAAACGCTGTTGAGCCAACGCGTCGCGAATCGTCGCCGCTTCGCCGCGATCGGCGATCGCAAGTCCGACAAGCACTTGAGCTTCACGATGATCCGAGATGCGGTAGCTAAACTCGGTCACATTTCGTCCGCCAATCGTTTCGCATAAACGTTTAAAACTGCCTCGCGTTTCTGGGATCGTCACCGCAAACAAAGCTTCACGTTGGTCTCCCACCTCGGCTCTCTCGGCCACGAAGCGAAGCCGATCGAAATTCATATTCGCACCGCAAGTAATCGCGACCAGCTCTTCTCCACGCAAGTGATGCTGACTGACGTACTGCTTCATTCCCGCGATCCCCATCGCACCGGCGGGCTCCAAGATGCTGCGGGTATCTTCGAATGCATCTTTGATCGCTGCGCAAACGGCATCGGTATCGACCGTGACAAAATCGTCGACCAACTCCTGGGTCAATCGAAACGTTTCGTCGCTGACGCGTTTCACGGCCGTGCCATCGGAAAACAGTCCCACGTCGGATAACGGGACGGGGTTACCCGCTCGGACCGCTTGCAGCATCGCGTCAGAATCGATCATCTGGACCCCGACCACTTTGATCTCGGGACGAACCGCTTTGATGTAGGCAGCGACTCCCGATATCAGTCCCCCGCCACCAATGGCGACAAACACGGCATGGATTGGATGTTGGTGTTGCCGAAGAATTTCCATTCCAACGGTGCCCTGGCCGGCAATCACGTCGGGATCATCAAACGGATGGACAAACACGAAATCACTTTGCTTTTGTAACGTTAAAGCATGTTCATACGCATCGGAATAACTGTCTCCGTACAGAACCACTTGGCCTCCCAAAGCCCGCACAGCATCCGATTTAAGCTCTGGTGTCGTGACAGGCATCACCACGACCGCTTGGCAACCGAGGTGTCGGGCGCTGAGGGCAACGCCTTGTGCGTGGTTTCCAGCTGATGCACAAATGACGCCTCGAGCTAACTCCGAGGGGGAGAGGTGAACCATTTTATTGTAGGCACCACGCAGCTTAAAACTGTGGACCGGCTGGGTATCTTCCCGTTTGAGCCAAACTCGATTTTCCAATCGGCCCGAAAGTTTCTCGGCAATCTCGAGCGGCGTTTCGATTGCCACATCGTAAACGCGGGCGTTGAGAATTCTCTGCAAGTAGTCGAGCAACCGTTTGTCCATTTTGAATTGTTTGCCGTTAGAACGTGATTCACTCTTCCCCAACGAAGAGTTCGTGGTGTTATTAATTCCGTTGCCCTGAAAAGGGCGTGATTGAAGGCTCCTCCGCCCTCTTGAGACGCTCGGGAGGCGAGAGCCTTCCGAACAATGTGTTCCCAGCCGGGAG
Proteins encoded in this region:
- a CDS encoding TVP38/TMEM64 family protein, giving the protein MNADSQPADSKTRQKAPVFRWAIIVSIVICLLVAVRLLPIDQAMSSVKTWIAGLGFWGPFVLVLLYILATILFVPGTILTLVAGATFGLWIGFAVVSLGSTIGASLTFLIARYAAREKVAAMATGSRRFDAMDRAIAEGGWKIVGLLRLSPAIPFNLQNYLYGLTSIRFWPYVVTSWIAMLPGTFLYVYIGHVSGAALGADRERSSAEWAMLAIGLVATVIVTVYITRLASRKLNDQVDELDTEKSKQDDTIF
- the ilvA gene encoding threonine ammonia-lyase, biosynthetic encodes the protein MDKRLLDYLQRILNARVYDVAIETPLEIAEKLSGRLENRVWLKREDTQPVHSFKLRGAYNKMVHLSPSELARGVICASAGNHAQGVALSARHLGCQAVVVMPVTTPELKSDAVRALGGQVVLYGDSYSDAYEHALTLQKQSDFVFVHPFDDPDVIAGQGTVGMEILRQHQHPIHAVFVAIGGGGLISGVAAYIKAVRPEIKVVGVQMIDSDAMLQAVRAGNPVPLSDVGLFSDGTAVKRVSDETFRLTQELVDDFVTVDTDAVCAAIKDAFEDTRSILEPAGAMGIAGMKQYVSQHHLRGEELVAITCGANMNFDRLRFVAERAEVGDQREALFAVTIPETRGSFKRLCETIGGRNVTEFSYRISDHREAQVLVGLAIADRGEAATIRDALAQQRFAALDLVDDDLSKEHLRYMVGGRSPRSENERLYRFEFPERPGALMRFLSRMHPDWNISLFHYRNQGADYGRILVGIQVPNDDLPVFDNFLASLGYPYVDETENPVYHLFLR